A stretch of Terriglobia bacterium DNA encodes these proteins:
- a CDS encoding carboxypeptidase-like regulatory domain-containing protein encodes MKKIAFRMVMALLLIASVSALCHAQVATSSSLVGTVKDQSGGFIPGADVLVKNNNTGAEYKAVTGEDGVFHIPALSPGTYTATVTVPNFKQAIVKDIVLTAGNPGAITVTLQVGGTNEVVTVQANAEIVQSQTATITTTMNVSQISSLPLSTRSALDFLVNLPGVNTTSSARNATVMGLPNATINITIDGTNTQDNYLKGSIGGDGMFSMIMPRIDSVEEMTVSTATPGSESSGQGAVQIKFVTRSGNNDYHGSFYEYHQNSWLNANTWANNRDKAPAYNGTGVPCTAAQMANEFDKCKAARNKLILNQYGGRFGGPISVPKWLFGPLGFSGKDRAFFFVNYEELRQPAQVTRTRTIFNPLVDQGIFPYTVGSTVQQVNLFTLAAANGQTATWDPTIQKLLGDIRNVSQQIGSTKQQTNPALMDYVFVNRAPSKRKSPVVRGDFNITSKQRVELSWYFNQYPQTVDITNSVDPAYPTFPNFGTQGGNRFSGSVALRSTLTPRIVNEARFGFIGGGTLFWPDVNAGQFATSGIGNQDGFALSLSPISNAYIANGPERRNTPNESINDTLSWSKGSHNISIGGSFTNVALWIQDFTYTVPSISFGVNTSYDPARFMFDATNGPKNFQGSSPTQYTQAQQIYALMTGRVTAINGNAYLNEASNQYAYNGDFTRRGHMREIGAFVSDSWRLRPGFTLNYGVRWEGQLPFVPLNNVYTFNTIQDLWGLSGVGNLFKPGTLTGTAPTYKQYVAGSPAYNTSYKGFAPSVGFAWTPKGEGFLKRIMGDSGQTVLRGGFSLAYNRNGMYEYDTMFSGNVGPSISATRNVNNGNLVSGVGSDTWPLLFSQKSRLGPPSFPTTPTYPLSGSSPSDQVNVFDPGLKIPYTLSWSFGVQREITKDMVIEVRYAASRNLQAWNYRNLNETVLVENGFLSEFKLAMANLKANQAAGKGNTFAYTGAAGTSPLPITLAYFSGISASQAGDTTKYNSSNFGSSTFTTYLAQFNPNPGSYASALYGNATYRTNATNAGLPVNEFQVNPTVSSGGAYIMTNGGRNYYDSMVVELRRRLSRGLLVQASYVWAKNLDLNRVSFRSDYVKTIGTTLPHTFKVNWIYELPLGSGKMLLGGSHGVLDRVIGGWQFMGVSRWQSGTRLALGNVRLVGMTLDDVRNLAGLRFDDVNRQLYYFPADVIANTIAAYNVSATSSTGYSPAYGVPTGRYFAPANSNYSVDGCLQVVTGDCAPYSNYIRGPRFINFDLSLVKQIRFTESKNFEIRAEMLNAFNYVTFNAAMCASSSASCGQFSGTQSGPRNIQAVLRFNF; translated from the coding sequence ATGAAAAAAATTGCATTCAGAATGGTTATGGCATTGCTGCTGATCGCGTCGGTCAGTGCGCTGTGCCACGCCCAGGTCGCAACGAGCTCCTCGCTCGTCGGGACAGTTAAGGACCAGTCCGGCGGGTTCATTCCGGGCGCGGACGTTTTGGTCAAGAACAATAATACAGGTGCGGAGTACAAGGCCGTTACCGGTGAGGACGGTGTATTTCATATTCCCGCCCTGAGCCCTGGCACATACACGGCGACCGTGACCGTGCCGAACTTCAAGCAGGCGATCGTCAAGGACATCGTGCTGACCGCAGGCAACCCCGGTGCGATTACGGTAACCCTCCAGGTGGGCGGTACTAACGAAGTGGTGACCGTGCAGGCGAACGCCGAAATTGTGCAGTCGCAGACGGCCACCATCACGACGACAATGAACGTCAGCCAGATATCCAGCCTGCCGCTGTCTACCCGCAGCGCGCTGGACTTTCTCGTCAACCTGCCGGGCGTGAACACGACGAGCAGTGCTCGCAACGCTACCGTCATGGGCCTGCCCAACGCCACCATCAACATCACCATCGATGGCACCAACACGCAGGATAACTACCTCAAGGGCAGTATCGGCGGCGACGGCATGTTCAGCATGATCATGCCGCGCATCGACTCCGTCGAGGAAATGACGGTTTCCACGGCCACGCCGGGGTCGGAATCATCCGGTCAGGGCGCCGTCCAGATCAAGTTTGTCACCCGCTCGGGAAACAACGACTACCACGGGAGCTTTTACGAATATCATCAAAACTCGTGGCTCAATGCCAACACCTGGGCCAACAACCGCGACAAGGCCCCCGCTTACAACGGCACGGGCGTGCCCTGCACGGCTGCTCAAATGGCCAACGAGTTCGATAAGTGCAAGGCGGCGCGCAACAAGCTGATCCTCAATCAGTACGGCGGCCGCTTCGGCGGGCCTATTTCGGTCCCGAAGTGGCTCTTTGGGCCCTTGGGTTTCAGCGGCAAGGATCGCGCTTTCTTCTTCGTCAACTATGAAGAACTGCGTCAGCCGGCACAGGTGACGCGCACGCGCACCATTTTCAATCCGTTGGTCGATCAGGGCATTTTCCCCTACACGGTGGGAAGTACTGTCCAGCAGGTAAATCTATTTACGCTGGCGGCGGCCAACGGGCAGACTGCCACGTGGGACCCGACCATCCAGAAACTGCTGGGGGACATCCGTAATGTCTCACAACAGATCGGGAGCACGAAACAGCAGACCAATCCCGCGTTGATGGATTACGTATTCGTCAACCGTGCCCCGAGTAAGCGCAAGTCTCCGGTGGTGCGCGGGGATTTCAACATCACGAGCAAACAGCGCGTCGAGTTGAGCTGGTATTTCAATCAATACCCCCAGACCGTCGATATCACCAACAGCGTGGATCCGGCCTATCCGACATTCCCGAATTTCGGCACCCAGGGCGGTAACCGCTTTTCAGGTTCTGTGGCATTGCGTTCGACCCTTACGCCCAGGATCGTGAATGAGGCGCGCTTCGGGTTCATCGGCGGCGGCACGCTCTTTTGGCCCGACGTCAATGCCGGCCAGTTTGCGACATCAGGGATAGGCAACCAGGACGGCTTCGCCCTCAGCCTCAGCCCCATTAGCAATGCTTATATTGCTAATGGACCGGAGCGCCGCAATACGCCGAACGAATCCATCAACGACACACTGAGCTGGTCCAAGGGATCACACAACATCAGCATTGGCGGCTCGTTTACCAATGTTGCGCTGTGGATCCAGGACTTCACCTACACCGTGCCGAGTATCAGCTTTGGGGTGAACACCAGCTATGATCCGGCGCGGTTCATGTTCGATGCCACCAACGGACCGAAGAACTTCCAGGGCTCCTCCCCTACGCAGTACACTCAGGCCCAGCAGATCTACGCGCTCATGACCGGACGCGTCACCGCCATTAACGGCAATGCGTACCTGAATGAGGCCTCCAACCAGTACGCCTACAACGGAGACTTCACGCGTCGCGGCCACATGCGTGAGATTGGGGCGTTTGTGTCCGACTCCTGGCGTCTTCGCCCGGGCTTTACCTTGAATTACGGCGTCCGTTGGGAAGGACAGCTGCCTTTTGTCCCGCTCAACAACGTGTACACCTTCAATACCATCCAGGACCTCTGGGGGCTTTCCGGAGTGGGCAACCTATTCAAGCCCGGCACCCTGACAGGGACGGCCCCGACTTACAAGCAATACGTAGCGGGATCTCCTGCCTATAACACCAGCTATAAAGGTTTCGCTCCGAGCGTGGGCTTTGCCTGGACCCCGAAAGGGGAGGGCTTCCTGAAGCGCATCATGGGCGATAGCGGACAGACCGTGCTCCGCGGCGGTTTCTCGCTTGCTTACAACCGCAACGGGATGTATGAGTACGACACCATGTTTTCCGGCAACGTCGGGCCGAGCATCAGTGCCACGCGCAACGTCAACAACGGCAATCTGGTCAGCGGCGTTGGTAGCGACACCTGGCCGCTCCTGTTCAGCCAGAAGAGCCGCCTTGGGCCACCTTCGTTTCCAACCACGCCGACGTATCCGCTGTCAGGGTCGTCGCCATCGGATCAGGTCAATGTTTTCGATCCCGGTCTGAAGATACCTTACACCCTGTCCTGGAGCTTCGGCGTCCAGCGGGAGATCACCAAGGACATGGTCATCGAGGTGCGCTATGCTGCCTCGCGCAATCTCCAGGCTTGGAACTATCGCAATCTCAACGAAACGGTTCTCGTCGAAAACGGCTTCCTAAGTGAGTTCAAGCTGGCGATGGCAAACCTGAAGGCAAATCAGGCTGCCGGCAAGGGGAACACTTTTGCCTATACCGGGGCGGCCGGCACTTCGCCGTTGCCGATCACGCTGGCTTACTTCTCGGGGATTTCGGCGTCACAGGCCGGAGATACGACCAAGTACAACTCTTCCAACTTCGGCAGCAGCACATTCACGACTTATCTGGCACAGTTCAACCCGAATCCGGGTTCCTACGCCAGCGCTCTGTACGGTAACGCAACCTATCGCACCAATGCAACCAATGCCGGATTGCCTGTCAATGAATTCCAGGTCAATCCGACCGTCTCCTCGGGCGGTGCCTACATTATGACCAATGGCGGTCGCAACTACTATGATTCCATGGTGGTGGAGCTGCGCCGCCGCTTGTCCAGGGGATTGCTGGTACAGGCCAGCTACGTCTGGGCCAAAAATCTTGATCTGAACCGCGTATCGTTCCGTTCGGATTATGTGAAAACCATAGGCACGACCCTGCCGCATACCTTCAAGGTCAACTGGATTTATGAGCTGCCGTTGGGCAGCGGCAAAATGCTGCTTGGCGGCAGCCACGGCGTGCTCGACCGCGTGATCGGCGGCTGGCAGTTCATGGGTGTCAGCCGCTGGCAGAGCGGCACCCGGCTGGCCCTCGGCAATGTCAGGCTGGTCGGCATGACGCTCGACGACGTGCGCAATCTCGCCGGGCTGCGCTTCGATGATGTAAACAGGCAGCTGTATTACTTCCCTGCGGACGTCATCGCCAACACAATCGCGGCCTATAACGTCAGCGCAACCTCATCGACCGGCTACAGCCCCGCTTACGGTGTCCCCACCGGTCGCTATTTTGCGCCGGCAAACAGCAACTACTCGGTCGACGGCTGCCTCCAGGTCGTCACCGGAGACTGTGCACCGTACAGCAACTATATCCGGGGCCCGAGGTTCATCAACTTCGATTTGAGTCTGGTGAAGCAAATCCGGTTCACCGAATCGAAGAACTTCGAGATCCGCGCCGAGATGTTGAATGCCTTTAACTATGTGACCTTCAACGCCGCCATGTGCGCCAGCAGCAGCGCGTCATGCGGCCAGTTCTCAGGCACTCAGAGCGGCCCGCGCAACATTCAGGCCGTCCTACGCTTCAACTTCTAA
- a CDS encoding sigma-70 family RNA polymerase sigma factor, whose protein sequence is MLKQVEKAYRAEREHMLRYAERHVNREEAEDILHDVFFNALRSLDSMEPIHNVAAWLFTALKNRITDWYRNKQRRKGITASPSERLLDEVVDERELSPLESLWRAALEDELELALGELPAPEREVIERNVFRGETFEAMAKATGTSINTLLGRKRYAIKRLRAALEEYLEN, encoded by the coding sequence ATGCTAAAACAGGTCGAGAAGGCGTACCGGGCGGAGCGGGAACACATGCTCCGCTACGCCGAGCGCCACGTGAATCGCGAAGAGGCCGAAGATATCCTCCACGACGTGTTCTTCAACGCGCTGCGCTCCCTCGACAGCATGGAGCCTATCCACAACGTGGCCGCGTGGCTCTTCACGGCGCTCAAGAACCGGATCACGGACTGGTATCGCAACAAGCAGCGGCGCAAGGGGATCACCGCGTCCCCGTCCGAAAGACTCCTCGACGAGGTGGTGGACGAGCGCGAGCTCTCGCCGCTCGAATCCCTCTGGCGCGCGGCGCTCGAGGACGAACTCGAACTCGCGCTCGGAGAGCTTCCGGCGCCGGAGCGCGAGGTCATCGAGCGGAACGTGTTCCGGGGCGAGACCTTCGAGGCCATGGCCAAAGCGACCGGCACGTCCATCAACACGCTCTTGGGACGCAAGCGCTACGCGATCAAACGGCTCCGCGCGGCGCTCGAGGAATATCTGGAAAATTGA
- a CDS encoding transposase gives MPRSARILLPGYIYHLTHRCHNGSFFLRFNLVRAEYRRRLWQSVRQFEIRMLNYCITSNHTHLLLVAVRPNRISEMMRHLEGEFASSYNRRKGKSGTFWSERYHSTLIEDGDHLWNCMNYIDLNMVRASVVGHPRDWLWCGYQEIMGFRQRYRILDLEGLVHLGGVTDQCRFAEWYDARLAERLKSGSLQREPVWTESIAVGSEGFVLRIAALMRDRKKLETIRWGETCWSVREQVGCYAIRQDSGDLPLGGPMQP, from the coding sequence ATGCCCAGATCCGCACGCATCCTCCTGCCGGGATATATCTATCATCTGACGCACCGATGTCACAACGGCAGTTTCTTTCTCCGATTCAACCTTGTGCGCGCCGAATACCGCAGAAGGCTATGGCAGTCCGTGCGGCAATTTGAGATCCGGATGTTGAACTATTGCATCACTTCGAATCATACGCATCTGTTGTTGGTTGCGGTGCGGCCAAACAGGATCAGCGAAATGATGAGGCATCTCGAAGGAGAATTTGCTTCAAGCTACAACCGCAGGAAAGGAAAGAGCGGAACCTTTTGGAGTGAGCGCTATCACAGCACCCTGATTGAAGACGGCGACCATCTTTGGAACTGCATGAACTACATAGATCTGAACATGGTGCGCGCGAGTGTGGTGGGTCACCCCAGGGATTGGCTTTGGTGCGGTTATCAGGAGATTATGGGCTTTCGACAACGCTATCGTATCTTGGATCTTGAAGGGTTAGTGCACCTTGGGGGAGTGACCGATCAATGCAGATTCGCTGAATGGTACGATGCCAGGCTCGCAGAGAGGTTAAAGTCCGGGAGCCTGCAGCGCGAGCCCGTTTGGACCGAGAGTATTGCCGTCGGGAGCGAAGGATTCGTACTACGGATCGCAGCACTGATGAGGGATCGAAAGAAACTGGAAACTATCAGATGGGGCGAAACCTGCTGGTCTGTGCGGGAGCAGGTTGGATGCTATGCTATCAGGCAAGATTCTGGAGACCTTCCGCTCGGAGGGCCGATGCAGCCTTAG
- a CDS encoding beta-lactamase family protein, whose translation MRTGIRMCRAGGLFLRAGLLFFVVLLSSQINSGTVAYAQLKPGQASAQPVFPGKTWDKIEKPESIGYSSERLNALRAWVGSLDTTSMMVSVGGKSLFEYGDMTHLSYLASVRKSLLAIMYGKYVENGTIQLSKTLGEIGITDVGGLLPQELQATVENLITARSGVYHPASNSGDSTASAPPRGSQKPGTYYLYNNWDFNAAGAVFEKLTGEDIYDVLETELAKPIGMEDFNRSAQRKSGDATRSQHMAYHIFLSVRDMARVGLLMLRGGQWSENQVASRAWVKRISSLVTPLNEMNPPGYRSLGSGNRWGYGCMWWVWDAPNSPGPFEGAFTGIGAGGQYITVIPKLDMVVAHKTDTSQRSAHGQRNRSVTQSEYDAILRMLIAAQCPGGKCSEVQTNR comes from the coding sequence ATGCGAACAGGTATCCGGATGTGCCGTGCCGGAGGATTATTTCTCCGGGCAGGGTTGCTCTTCTTCGTGGTTTTGCTGTCCTCCCAAATCAATTCTGGAACGGTCGCCTACGCCCAATTGAAGCCGGGCCAGGCTTCCGCCCAGCCTGTTTTCCCCGGGAAAACCTGGGACAAGATCGAGAAGCCGGAGTCGATCGGCTATTCGTCGGAGCGCTTGAACGCGCTGCGGGCATGGGTCGGTTCGCTGGATACCACATCGATGATGGTGTCGGTTGGTGGCAAGTCGCTTTTTGAATATGGCGACATGACTCACCTGAGTTACCTGGCATCCGTGCGCAAGAGCCTGCTGGCCATCATGTATGGGAAATATGTCGAAAACGGGACCATCCAGCTCAGCAAGACCCTTGGAGAGATCGGCATCACAGACGTCGGCGGATTGCTCCCCCAGGAACTCCAAGCCACCGTCGAGAATCTGATCACGGCGCGCTCCGGAGTCTATCACCCGGCCTCCAACAGCGGCGACAGCACCGCCAGCGCTCCGCCTCGAGGATCTCAGAAACCCGGCACCTATTATCTCTACAACAATTGGGACTTCAACGCGGCCGGGGCGGTATTTGAGAAACTCACCGGCGAGGACATCTATGATGTCCTGGAAACCGAGCTGGCCAAACCGATCGGCATGGAGGACTTCAATCGCTCGGCGCAGCGGAAGAGCGGTGACGCCACTCGGTCGCAGCACATGGCATATCACATTTTTCTTTCCGTGCGCGACATGGCCCGAGTAGGGCTTCTGATGTTGCGCGGCGGCCAATGGAGCGAAAATCAGGTCGCGTCGCGCGCTTGGGTGAAGCGGATTTCGAGCCTCGTGACCCCCTTGAACGAAATGAACCCGCCCGGTTACCGATCGTTGGGATCCGGAAACCGTTGGGGATATGGCTGCATGTGGTGGGTGTGGGATGCTCCCAATTCCCCCGGTCCATTTGAGGGTGCATTTACGGGTATTGGAGCCGGCGGGCAGTACATCACGGTTATCCCGAAGCTCGACATGGTAGTCGCGCACAAGACGGACACCAGCCAGAGATCGGCTCATGGACAACGGAACCGGTCCGTCACACAATCTGAATACGACGCGATTCTTCGCATGCTCATTGCCGCCCAGTGCCCCGGCGGCAAGTGCAGTGAGGTCCAGACGAACCGTTAG
- a CDS encoding M48 family metalloprotease codes for MTLFQAFLVLCLHFPPTFAAPRQQPCPMPQVAAASREANIFTPEQAEMLGGIVMQQVSREFKLVGDPALNEYLQNIADRMAEVSGVGKVRVAMIDLPELNAFTFPGARVLLSRKLVSFARTEDELAGVLAHEFGHIVSRDSERAVSAALSTP; via the coding sequence ATGACGTTATTCCAGGCCTTTCTGGTCCTGTGCCTGCATTTCCCGCCGACTTTCGCTGCGCCGCGGCAACAGCCCTGTCCCATGCCCCAGGTGGCCGCGGCCTCGCGCGAAGCCAACATCTTCACGCCGGAGCAGGCCGAAATGCTGGGCGGCATCGTGATGCAGCAGGTTTCACGCGAGTTCAAACTGGTGGGCGACCCGGCCCTGAACGAGTATCTGCAGAACATCGCTGACCGCATGGCCGAGGTGTCGGGCGTGGGCAAAGTGCGGGTGGCGATGATCGATCTGCCCGAACTGAACGCCTTCACCTTCCCCGGCGCTCGCGTGCTGCTCTCGCGCAAGCTCGTGTCGTTTGCGCGCACCGAGGACGAACTGGCCGGCGTCCTGGCGCATGAATTCGGGCACATCGTGAGCCGCGATTCGGAACGCGCGGTCTCTGCAGCGCTCTCGACTCCATGA
- a CDS encoding YwbE family protein: MDGRNRADIKPGAHVRIVQKKDQRSGKITEGIVADILTKLHCNNYY, encoded by the coding sequence ATGGACGGAAGGAATCGAGCGGATATCAAACCTGGAGCGCACGTGCGAATTGTTCAAAAAAAGGATCAACGCTCCGGTAAAATAACTGAGGGAATTGTCGCAGACATCCTGACGAAGCTCCATTGCAACAATTATTATTAG
- a CDS encoding DUF4386 domain-containing protein has translation MTVRTIEPAQHTAAKVAGFIYLFTTFISVFGVFYVRGQLIVSGDAVQTARNIVASERFFRIGTVCDVIGFVGVLLVVALYVVLKPINRHVALFAAFCRLGECFVIAVITVNDFAALSLLSGADYLRAFDTQQLQALAYTFLRVHTAGYQIGIVFFAVGSTVFAWLWFKSRYIPRGLAALGIFSSLVMAILMLAFMVFPGLTTVVTPAYYGPPGFIFEVGLGLWLLVKGIQAPIIE, from the coding sequence ATGACAGTCCGTACTATAGAACCGGCACAACATACCGCTGCCAAAGTCGCCGGCTTCATTTACCTGTTCACGACGTTTATCTCGGTCTTTGGGGTGTTCTATGTGCGCGGTCAGCTGATCGTCAGCGGTGATGCTGTGCAGACCGCCAGGAACATTGTGGCATCCGAACGGTTCTTTCGCATCGGCACTGTCTGCGATGTGATCGGGTTCGTGGGTGTCTTATTGGTCGTGGCTCTTTACGTCGTGCTCAAGCCCATTAACAGGCACGTGGCCTTGTTTGCGGCGTTCTGCCGGCTCGGCGAATGCTTTGTTATTGCGGTGATCACCGTGAACGACTTTGCAGCCTTGTCGCTCCTGAGCGGCGCCGATTACTTGCGCGCGTTTGACACGCAGCAGTTGCAGGCGCTGGCGTACACGTTCCTCCGCGTGCACACGGCCGGATATCAAATCGGGATCGTATTTTTCGCAGTGGGATCGACCGTGTTTGCCTGGCTGTGGTTCAAGTCGCGCTACATCCCTCGAGGACTGGCCGCTTTGGGAATCTTCTCGTCGTTGGTGATGGCAATCCTCATGTTGGCCTTTATGGTGTTCCCCGGTTTGACGACCGTCGTGACTCCCGCCTACTATGGACCACCGGGCTTTATCTTCGAAGTCGGTCTGGGCCTTTGGCTGCTTGTCAAGGGAATACAAGCACCGATTATCGAGTAA
- a CDS encoding amidase — MPSYVPRFRADRGTAGANTAPSSSASDRRWAWLILSPASSFDVTAGVQGLRVGYVPIWIAAPPASEVDRAALETAKRAGMVPVEVSLPDWAYVSLGIILFAEAAAAFEELTLSHGAEALKMQVPDAWPNIFRQARFLSAVDFVQADRLRRKVTQEMARIFAGVDLLFVPSLRDEILTITNFTGHSSLKLRAGFVEVEKARSDWAPDPAHPLPTISPKRRVPHGITLIARLFD; from the coding sequence ATTCCGTCATATGTTCCGCGCTTTCGCGCTGATCGAGGGACGGCAGGAGCGAACACTGCACCCTCCTCATCGGCATCGGATCGGCGCTGGGCCTGGCTCATTTTGTCGCCCGCTTCCTCTTTTGACGTGACCGCCGGCGTCCAGGGCTTGCGCGTCGGCTATGTCCCGATATGGATAGCGGCGCCGCCGGCGTCGGAGGTGGACCGGGCGGCGCTCGAGACCGCAAAGCGCGCCGGGATGGTCCCCGTCGAGGTGTCGCTCCCCGATTGGGCTTACGTCTCCCTGGGCATCATTCTTTTTGCCGAGGCTGCCGCCGCATTCGAGGAGCTCACCCTTTCCCATGGCGCCGAGGCCCTCAAGATGCAGGTGCCCGATGCCTGGCCCAACATTTTTCGTCAGGCGCGCTTTTTATCGGCCGTCGATTTCGTCCAGGCTGACCGGTTGCGTCGCAAGGTCACCCAGGAAATGGCGCGCATTTTTGCGGGCGTCGACCTGCTGTTCGTCCCTTCGCTGCGCGACGAGATCCTCACCATCACAAATTTCACAGGGCACTCGTCCCTGAAGCTGCGCGCGGGCTTCGTCGAGGTGGAGAAGGCGCGCAGTGATTGGGCGCCGGATCCGGCACACCCGCTCCCGACTATCTCGCCAAAGCGACGTGTGCCCCACGGGATCACATTGATCGCTCGGCTCTTTGATTAG
- a CDS encoding RNA polymerase sigma factor: MKEGRTTAVAPETGVAVAAVRAVRLGDREAYGRLVELYQGRVFGLALMMVRHRSGAEEVTQDAFLRAFTHLDQYDEHRPFYPWIATIVVRLAQNWLKRHARVRMHEPAALEPIHGPATTTDVLDELIIDERGRHLWGSVAGLPSGERTAVILYYRDEMKVRDIARALGVTSGTVKTLLFRARQRLRRTLDDAGANHQEEST; this comes from the coding sequence ATGAAGGAAGGCCGGACTACAGCCGTGGCGCCGGAGACGGGGGTTGCAGTCGCGGCCGTACGCGCAGTCCGCCTGGGCGATCGGGAAGCGTATGGCCGGCTGGTAGAATTGTACCAGGGGCGGGTCTTCGGTCTTGCCCTGATGATGGTCCGACACCGTTCGGGAGCCGAGGAAGTGACGCAAGATGCCTTCCTTCGCGCCTTCACACATCTGGATCAATACGATGAGCATCGCCCGTTCTATCCCTGGATCGCGACCATTGTGGTTCGGCTGGCACAGAACTGGCTGAAGCGCCACGCACGCGTCAGGATGCACGAACCGGCTGCGCTCGAGCCGATCCACGGGCCTGCCACAACCACCGATGTGCTTGATGAGCTCATCATCGACGAGCGCGGCCGGCATCTGTGGGGATCTGTGGCAGGGCTCCCTTCCGGTGAGCGCACCGCGGTCATCCTCTACTACCGTGATGAGATGAAGGTGCGTGACATAGCTCGCGCGCTCGGCGTGACAAGCGGCACAGTGAAAACATTACTGTTTCGCGCACGGCAGCGGCTGCGCCGAACCCTGGACGACGCCGGCGCAAACCATCAGGAGGAATCCACATGA